The stretch of DNA TCTACTCTTACCACCCTACTATAAGCTACTGATTTCTCTCATCTAGATTACTACAAGcaggccggtcacggtggctcacgcctgtaatcccagcactttgggaggccgaggcgggtggatcacaaggtcaggagttcgaggccagtctggccaacatggtgaaacccgtctctactaaaactacaaacaattagccaggcgtggcggtgcacgcccataatcccagctagtcgggaggctgagtcaggagaatcccttgaacccgggaggcggaggctacagtgagccgagatcgcgccactgcactccagcctgggcgacagagtgagactctgtctcaaaaaaaaaaaaaaaaaaaaaaaaaaaaaaaattactcaacgAACCGTCCCAGACTTTAATGCCACCCGGTGGAGCTGCCCCAGACCCTCCTCTGGAGTACTCCTATACTACACACTTCTAGAACGGGGGAAGTTCACGCGACCACCGTTACCTGCTTGCTTGCTTACTTATGGGCCTGTGCCCCCTCTTCTAGAAAGTGAGCACGTGGAGAGGCAGGGACGATTCTTCATTCACCTCAATATTCCCACTGCATGACACAGAGCCCGGCTTGCTGGAACATTTGCTGAAGGACACCTTTTCTACGGATCCCCTCTGGACCCTCGAGCCTGGGCCCTCCTGTGCCTCCAGCCGGGGCTATGCTCCTGGGTCCCCGCTCTTCCCTTCCTCGGCTCCGCCGGCCCCCGCAGGACCCCAGTCCCCTCAGACATTGCCCCTAGACGCCAGGCTCCTCAGCCGACCCAAGCCTTGCCTCACCCGCCCCTTCCGAGGTTGTCGCAAAGGCCACTCCGCTCCCGCACTCACTTGTCCTCGTTGTCTGACATGACACCCTCGCCTCTGCGACCCCACTGCGCCCCGGTCCCGCGCGAAGACCCGCAAACAGCACCACTACGACTGGCGCGGCGCCTCGCTTATCTTGCGCCTGCGCTGTAACCCAGAGGAAATCACTTCCGGGAGGCAGGACAGAGCGGGGAAAGTGCGCATGCGCTGACGGGTGTGTGCGCGTTTCTATAGTAGCCAGAGGCGCTAGCTGCCAGCTCCAGCAGCCCAGATCGCGCAGTATTTCTGCGTGGCACCTGTGCGGATGCGGCTGTAAAGCAGTGGTCACCGCCTCCGGGAGCCCACTTCTATGTGGAGAGGGGAGCACCCAGAGAGGGTCTTAGGGTGAAATTTCAATTTTGGCATATCACTCAGTGGGTACTGTCGTGACTATGGCTATGTTAACACTTCCTTCCTCCCGAGGAGACCTCCCTGCCACAGGCGCTGGGTCAGAATgaggactgtgtgtgtgtatctgtctgtGTCTGGATGGGAGGTTTGGGCACTGTCGCAATATTAACTGGCGGCATCATTCTCTGGCTTGATCCCCGCTTCCAGACTTCTGGGGTGTTGGGCGTCGGGGAACAGAGATTAGGGATAGGAGACAGGGGGTGTGTCATTGCGTCTTTCCCTCCTCAGAGTCCTCCCATGGCTTCACAGAAGCAGATGGAGGTAGTGACCAAAGGAACTGGGTTCCGGCGCCGCCCCAAGACGACCACTTACACCCCGGGGACCTGCGAGCTGCTCAGAGGTCAGTGCGTTAAAGCAGCGatcccagcctttttggcaccagggaccggtttcgtggaagacaatttttccactgaCGGAGGTGTGGGgaatggtttcgggatgaaactgttccacctcagatcatcgggtattagattctcataaggagcgtgcgaCCTAGATCCCTCGcgtgcgcagttcacaatagggttcgcgctcctatgagaatctaaggcCATCACTGACCTGAAAGGAGGAGGTGAGGCTCGCTAGCCTGCcgctcacctcttgctgtgcggcccggttcctaacaggccagggactggtaccagtccacggacggggggttggggacccctgagtTAAAGGATGAGAGAAGAATGGTGGTAGTTACCCTCTGTAACTCAGTTCCCCTGTACCTGACCTGTGGCTTAGCAATTGCTATTttcctttacagataaggagcCTGGGGTTCAGAAAGCTTCAAAATTCTACTGCATATGCCTTAGTCGGGGGCGGGTCGGGGGGAGGGGAAGTTTCGAGGTGCTACACCTTGCCAAAAGTCAAAGAACTAAAATTTTTAGAGTAGTTAACTCCTATGCATCCTTTAGATCACACTTTCAACTTTCCCGAGGAAGACCTCTCCTTACCACCACAGCAGGATCAACTGTTATGCGCCCTCACACATTTTCCTTCACTGGGCTTAGCACAAGCTGTAGTCAATTATTTGGTGTCCCATCTATCCCTCCAGATCATGAATTTCATCAGGCAGGAACCGTGCCTGTTTCGGCTCACAACTGTAGCTCCAGCCCCTGAAACCTGATGAACAAGTGTTCATGTGTTCTTTTGCTCaacaacttttttgtttttatccaaCAACAACATTTTTAAGTCTACCATGTGCCTTAGACTCTGttttaggtgctggggatacagcagtgaaagaaaatgaggtggctcacgccggtaatcccagcactttgggaggccaaggtgggcagatcacctgaggttaggagttcaggaccagcctgaccaacatggagaaacccagtctctactaaaaatacaaaattagccgggcatggcggcgcatgtctgtaatcccagctactcagtaggctgaggcaggagagttgcttgaacccaggaggtggagattgtagtgagcccagatcgcgccattgcactccagcctgggcaacaagagggaagctccatctcaaaaaaaaaaaaaaaaaagaagagaaagaggaaaaaatatttgttaacagaGGGCAGAAATTTTATTAAACCAGCAAAAATTCTTGTTATCATAGAGCTAATATAGAAggataacaataaaataaaatatatagaattttaggTGGCCATTAAGTGCtatagaaaaaacaaagcaggaaagatagaGAAGGCATGCTCAGTGCAGAATGGGGATTAGATGTAGGGTTTTAAATTTCAGTAGGGCGTCAGGTGAAGGCATCCGCCCGCAGCCCAGGAGGCCTCATAGAATGCTTTGTCATGCAGTGATGATGAAGGAATCCAAACTGACGAACATCCAGCAGCGCCACATCATGGACATCATGAAAAGTAAGGGGCAGTCCACAGAGGCTTCCTGGCCAGAGGTATCTGGGGCCACATTTTTAATGCTTCTCCATGTTAAGGGAGAGAGGACCTcatataaaaaaaacaaagacagccaggcacgtggctcatgcctgtaattccaacactttgggaggctgaggcaggaggatggcttaagcccaggaattcaagaccagcccgggcaacaccacaagacctcatctccacaaaacctttttttttttttttttttttttttttttgagacagagtctccttctgctgcccaggctggagtgcagtggcgcaatctcagctcactgcaagttctgcctcccgggttcataccattctcctgcctcagcctcccaagtagctgagactacaggtgcccaccaccacgcccggctaattttttgtatttttagtagagacggggtttcatcgtgttagccagaatggtctcaatctcctgacctcatgatccacccacctgggccttccaaagtgctaggattacaggcgtgagccaccacgcctggccaacttttttgttttgttctgagatgagtctctctctctgtcacccaggttggagtacagtggcatgatctcggctcactacaacctctgcctcctgggttcaggcaattgtcctgcctcagcctcctgactagctaggattacaggcgtgcaccaccatgcctggcttaatttttgtatttttagtagagactgggtttcaccatgttggccaggctgctctcgaactcctgacctcgtggatctgcctgcctcggcctcccaaagtgctgggattccaggcatgagtcactgcacccagcctccaaaatttttttaaattagccaggtgtggtggtgccaacctgtagtcccagctactcaggaggttgaggtgggaggatcacttgaccctgggaggtcaaggctgcaatgagctatgatttcaccactgcactccagcctgggcgactgagtggagcctaatctcaaaataattaaaattaaattaaattaaattaaaataaaaacaggtcaGGCCGGGTATgggagctcacacctgtaatcctagcactttgggaggctgaggtgggcagatcacctgaggtcaggagttcaagaccagcctggccaacatggtaaaaccctgtctctacgaaaatacaaaaattagctgggcatgatggtggatgcctgtaataccagctactcaggaggctgaggcaggaaaattgcttgaacccaggaggcagaggttgcagtgagccgagaccacaccattgcactccagcgtgggtgacagagcaagactccatctcaaaaataaaaaaaataaaaaaaacaggtcaggtgtggtggcttatacctataatcctaccactttgggaggctaaggcaggaggatttcttgagcccaagagttcaagaccagcctgcctagGCAAAACACGTACATACTGgggtgtacctgtagtcccagctactcaggaagctgaggcaggagaatcacatgagcccaggagttcaaggccagcctgggcaacatagcgaaacctctcTCCACAACAAAATTTTTGGGTGTGTgaccaaaaaaattaatatttctgaCCCCTCACTCCTGAGGAATTAACCTTGTAGAGGCTGTACGGCCAGAAAAGGTAGACAGGCACAGATCAAAACAGTGgatgagccaggtgcggtggctcacgcctgtaatcccagcacttttggaggctgagacaggcagatcacccaaagtcaggagtttaagaccaccctggccaacatggtgaaactccatccctactaaaaatacaaaaattagccaggtgtggtgacccgggcctgtagtcccagctacttgggaagctgaagcgggagaatagcttaaacccgggaggcagacgttgcagtgagctgagatcacaccattgcactctagcctgggtgacaagaacaaaaccctgtctcaacaaaaaaaaaaaaaaaaaaaaaattagccaggtgtggtggcacacaccataatcccagctactcaggagactgaggcacaagaatcacttgtacccaggaggtgtaggttgcagagagccaagatcacgccactgcactccagcctgggcaacagagggagactctgtctcaaaaaaaaaaaaaaaaaggatgggacCTGCTCTAAGCTGGGCTTTATGGCAGTTGAGAGGTGGGGTCAAGTGACCAGACAGGTGACACACTTGGATGGCTTGGGGGAGAAGCCCCAGGGATGGCCAAGCATGGGGATGGACAGCAGGAGGGATAGGTACCTGCTATCATCCAAACTGTCCCTGCTTGTCCATGGACCACACAGAAAGTTTTAGGAACCCATCCATAGAAATTAAAGCATCAGTACGAAGATttgatgtacaagaatgtttattgcagcattgtttgaaGTAGTAAAAAACAAACCTAGAAATAACCTAAATTTCTGAAACAAGGAGGTGAGCTGAATAAATAATGTATCCATTCTAAGGATACTAGTatataactataaaaaataagttatatataaatGGATTGATCTGGACAGATGTccatgaaaaaatgttaagtgaaaagagtctgttattttaatatattacagTATGATCCAGTGTTTGAAAGAATCTTATATGCACATATATCTTTGAACATGTTTGTATAAGCATCAAAAAGGAAGGAGACCACCAAACTGTTACCATTATCACTCATTCATTATAGAGGGGTGGGattggaaggaagaagagaagactcCTTGTACTGTttgacttgttttgttttgttttttgagacagtctcactctgttgcccaggctggagtgcagtggctcaatctcggctcactgcaacctccacctcctgggttcaagcgattctcctgcctcagccttcccaatagctgggattacaggcctgcatcaccacgcccagctaatttttgttttttggggttttttttttagacagtcttgctcagtcatccaggctggagtgcagtggtgcaatcttggctcactgcaacctccactgcctgggttcaagtgattctcccgcctcagcctcccaagtagctgggattacaggcacccatcataatgcctggctaattttttttgttttcctttagacatggggtttcaccatgttggccaggctggtctcaaagtcctgacctccagtgatctgcccacctcggcctcccaaaatgttgggattacaggcgtgagccactgcacttggccttttAACTTATTTTCACAGGTaggtttacttttatttttattttattaattttttttttgagacggagtctcgctctgtcgcccaggctggagtgcagtggtgcgatctcaactcactgcaagttccgcctcccgggttcacgccattctcctgcctcagcctcctgagtagtagggactacaggtacctgccaccacgctcggctaattttttgtatttttagtagagacagggtttcaccatgttagccagggtggtctcaaattcctgacctcaagtgattacccatctcggcctcccaaagtgctgggattacaggcgtgagccgccgtgcccggccaacttttatttttaaaaagtggccgggtgcaatagctcatgcctatgatcctagcactttgggaggccgaggtgggtggatcacttgaggtcaggagtccaagaccagcctggccaacatggcctgtctctactaaaaatacaaaaattagtcaagcatggtagcgcatgcctgtaatcccagttacttgggagactgaggcaggagaatcgcttgaacctaggaggcagaggttgcagtaagccaagatcgtgcagctgcactccagcctgagtgacagagcaagactcagactcaaaaaaaaaaaaaagccatgtggGTCCTCCCACCCCAACTCTTCATTCCCCAGGAGGAGATGCTTTGCCCCTACAGTGCAGTCCAACATCCAGCCAGAGGGTCTTACCTTCCAAGCAAATAGCCTCACCCATCTACCTGCCTCCCATCCTCACAGCCCGTCCCCACCTCCGGCCTGCCAACATGTGCCAAGCCAATGGGGCCTACAGCCGGGAGCAGTTCAAGCCTCAAGCCACCAGTAAGTAAGGGTCTCAGCTAGGGCCTTTCTCCATCTCCCTGGGGGAGGACAAGGGAGAGGCACACGAGCAGCCCACAGGGCAGGCGGGAAGGTAGCTAATCAAATCCCCATGCACTTTGTACCAATGCTCTTGAGCCTCAGCACATGTTAGCTTAGGGGTATTCAGGGCACAGAGGAAACCAGTCAGATggtcctctttttttatttttccagaactCACGATTAACTGGAATCTACCAATTCCTGATGAGAGCGGCTATCAGGGCTTAAGGCCACAGCCTAACCTCTCCCTGCAGCCCCTATACATAGGTTGCCACTACAGGCATCGCCAAGGCCCCAGGTTCCTGAGCTTTCTTAGCCTTGCTCTGCTAAGTTttgacaaaactttttttttttttttttttttttttaagacagagcctcactctgtgaccaggctagagtacagtggtgctatcttggctcactgtaacctccgcctcctgggttcaagcaattctcatgtgtcaacctcctgagtagctgggattacaagcgtccaccaccatgtccagttaatttttttagtagagatggagtttcaccatgttggccaggctggtcttgaactcctggcctcaagtgatccgcccaccttggcctcccaaagtgttgggattacaggtatgagccactgctcctggcttttttttttttttttttttttgagacagtgttgctctcattctgtcacccattctgtaatgcagtggcatgatcatagctcaccgcagccagaactcctgagctcaagcaatcttcctgcctcagcctccagaatagctgagaccacaggtgttcaccacacccagctttattttttgagacggagtctcgcactgtcacccaggctggactgcagtggcacaatctccgctcactgcaacctccacctcctgggttcaggcaattctcctgcctcagcctcccaagtagctggaattacaggcacccatcaccatgccctgcccggccaatttctttttttttttttgaaacggagtcttgctctgtcgcccaggctggagtgcagtggcgccatctcggctcactgcaagctccgcctcccgggttcacgccattctcctacctcagcctcccaagtagctgggactacaggcgcctgccatcatgcccggctaatttttttgtatttttagtagaggtggggtttcaccgtgttagccaggatggtcttgatctcttgacgttgtgatccgtctgcctcggcctcccaaagtgctgggattacaggcgtgagccaccacgcccagcccatgcccagctaaatttttgtatttttagtagagatggggtttcaccatgttggctggactggtcttgaactcctgaccttgtgatttgcctgcctcagcctcccaaagtgctaggattacaggtgtgagccaccgtacctagacttttttttttttttttttagatataggatattggccaggcatgatggctcatgcctataattccagcactttgggaggccaaggctggcagatcgcttgagctcacgtgtttgagaccagcttgggcaacatggcaaaactccatctctactaaaaaaaaaaaaaaaatacaaaaattagctgggcacgatgatgtccacctgtagtcccagctactcgggaggctgaggtaggaggatgacttgagcccgagaggttgcagtgagccgaaattgtgtcactgcactccagtctgggcaatagagtcagaccttgtctcaaaaaaaaaaaaaaagaaaaaagaaaaagaaaaaaaagagatggggggtctcactacatccattaggctggtcttgaactcctggtcttaagcaatcctcccacctcagcctcccaaagtgttggaattacagaccATACCCAGACTCTTTTCTTGGTTCTTTCAACCTCTTCCTGCCTCTCTTGACAGTACAGTATTGCTCAGGAGAACCCAGGGTAGGAGCCGGGTGTACGAAAGCCCTGTCTGCATGACCAGGCACCCTGCAGCAAGCATGTGCACTTGGGAACACAGACCATGAATGAGGGCACCCTTCACGGCCTAACTAGGTCATTTCTTTTTGGCCCTACAGGGGATCTggagaaggagaaacaaagacTCCAAAATATCTTTGCCACGGGGAAGCACCCAGAGGAACGGAAAAGAAAGGCCCCTCCTGCACGACAGGAGACTCCAGCCCCTGAGCTAGACCAATTTGAAGAGTGTAAGGCTCCGATGGACCAGtcatgctgggggtgggggtaatGTGAGGAGGGGGCCCAGAATTGGATGGAGCAGTCAGGGGATCCCTGGGGGCCAACAAATGAGaaacactatttatttatttattttgagacagtctcgcttttattgcccaggctagagtgcagtggcgtgatctgggctcactgcagcctccacctcccaggttcaagcgatccctcctgcctcagccacctgagtagctgggattacaggcgcctgccaccacgcctagctaatttttgtatttttagtagacacggggtttcaccatgttggtcaggctggtctcgaactcctgacctcgtgatccacccgcctcggcctcccagtgctgcgattacaggcatgagccaccgtgcccggccgagaaaCACTATTTGACAATAGAACCGCTTCCTCTCCTCAAGAGAGGCAACCCGCTGCCTGCATCCCTCATGGGAACCTGACAGCCCTCTCCTCTGTCCAGTGGTGAAGGAAATCCAGGAGAGGAAAGAATTCCTGGCTGACATGGAGGCCCTGGGACAGGGCAAACAGTACCGAGGAATCATCCTTGCTGAAATCTCCCAGGTAGGAGAAACAAccggggaagtggggaggggaagggcccAGCGCCAAGTGCAAATGGAAATACAGGGCCAGCTGTGGCAGGGTTCAGGGGTCAGGCTCTAGCTCACTGCTGTGACAGCTCCTCAGGTTCCTAGCCCTCATACACCCGCTTTCCCTGATGCCCTTTGCAGAAACTCCGGGAAATGGAAGACATTGACTGCAGAAGGAGTGAGGAACTTAGGAAGGCTCTTGCCACCACTTCATCTGTCGCCAGAGACGGGCAGGGTAGCCCAAGCTCGACCACTGGAGTCCACTCCTCTGCCAGGCAGGGCCATCCTCAGGCTAGCCCATCCTACCAGCCTTCAGCCACGTCAGATGGTGGCACAGCACTGCCCTGCAGTACCCCAAGGCATACTCCGCAGCCTAGCCCCTGCCCCGGAATGCAGTTGGAGCCTCAGACTTACAGCCCCATCCACAGAGAAGCAATGTCCGAGCATCCCTACTAGGACGTGTGTCTAAAGGTATCCACTGGGCCTGCTTCCCAACACCTCTGGCCTGTGGCCTGCTCATTTAGTTTTCTGAATTCAGGAATGAATATgattcctttcttcctgttttaggATTTACTTATTTGATTTCTTACCGCCTTAGGCAAGTATTCAACCACAATGATTAACTGgccaataaaacatatttaatgtgGGTCATTACAAGCACCATTTTGTTTTCAGAGGGATAAGCTTATTTGTTTAAGGCGTTAGACTTTGTCAAGCATAGATGGTTTCCAGCTACCTGTTTGCATATTTCAAGTGGTAATGGGAACCAACCTCTTGGGCACCCCATGGCTGGCTACTGTGGCGGGTGCTGAATTCCACTCTGTTAATGATCTCAATAAACCTCTGCAATGGTTCATTATCCCTCTGTGAAAACTAAGTCTCAACAAGATACCACAACCAAGGGCATTTAACTGGCAAGCCGTGCACTCAGGATTAAAAGCTGGCTTTAGCTTTATGTCTTTCCACTATACCCAGGGCCacagaaagaaacatgaaagggTGGGAGTGACCTAGAGCCCTGGCCTGGGAGTTCCAATCCCTGCATGTGCCGTGTGACCTTTCTTGGGCAAAACCCACCAGCTCCGTGCTTGTGCATCTGTGAGACCCTGCTGGGAAGGAGTCACCTGACACCTTGTCCTGTACGCAGCACGTCTGTccccctcccctctgcctcctgataCCCATGATCCCTACCTTCTCCAGTATTCTGTCATTTGCCTGTCCCAGTAAGTCaccaaaatattttggaaatatcaaCCCTGTCTCGGGCACCTGAAGGAGTCCCATAATCCCATCAGGTCACATGACCCAAGTTTCGGTTTGCAGAATAAAATGGCCCTGTAAGTGGTGAGGCCCCAATCAAGGGCCGGCTCAGGGACATCCCATGGAAAGCCTCTGTGTCCACACACCCTCAAGAACCTGAGGGCAGAGGGTGCAATCTAATGGGAACAGTTGTCCTCCACCTCGAAGGCCCCATCATGT from Nomascus leucogenys isolate Asia chromosome 7b, Asia_NLE_v1, whole genome shotgun sequence encodes:
- the C7BH22orf23 gene encoding UPF0193 protein EVG1 isoform X1; protein product: MASQKQMEVVTKGTGFRRRPKTTTYTPGTCELLRVMMKESKLTNIQQRHIMDIMKRGDALPLQCSPTSSQRVLPSKQIASPIYLPPILTARPHLRPANMCQANGAYSREQFKPQATRDLEKEKQRLQNIFATGKHPEERKRKAPPARQETPAPELDQFEELVKEIQERKEFLADMEALGQGKQYRGIILAEISQKLREMEDIDCRRSEELRKALATTSSVARDGQGSPSSTTGVHSSARQGHPQASPSYQPSATSDGGTALPCSTPRHTPQPSPCPGMQLEPQTYSPIHREAMSEHPY
- the C7BH22orf23 gene encoding UPF0193 protein EVG1 isoform X2, whose product is MASQKQMEVVTKGTGFRRRPKTTTYTPGTCELLRGGDALPLQCSPTSSQRVLPSKQIASPIYLPPILTARPHLRPANMCQANGAYSREQFKPQATRDLEKEKQRLQNIFATGKHPEERKRKAPPARQETPAPELDQFEELVKEIQERKEFLADMEALGQGKQYRGIILAEISQKLREMEDIDCRRSEELRKALATTSSVARDGQGSPSSTTGVHSSARQGHPQASPSYQPSATSDGGTALPCSTPRHTPQPSPCPGMQLEPQTYSPIHREAMSEHPY